One genomic segment of Hemiscyllium ocellatum isolate sHemOce1 chromosome 49, sHemOce1.pat.X.cur, whole genome shotgun sequence includes these proteins:
- the LOC132837330 gene encoding junctional adhesion molecule C-like: MLIYFINVTEIQSGDRLVLRCRVREGTEPQFLWYHDNMLLRNGSASYHVTANGGELVIHSFQRDDVGRYHCAAINNGTNTIFNVTSDYIEFTLRARSYSNEIVMSVLPVLLLAGLIVSGCYIHRRATGNSSTVSQPRK; the protein is encoded by the exons ATGCTGATTTACTTCATTAATGTGACTGAGATACAGTCTGGGGACCGCCTTGTTCTCCGGTGTCGGGTGAGGGAAGGCACAGAGCCCCAGTTCCTTTGGTACCATGACAACATGCTGCTAAGAAACGGCAGTGCAAGCTACCATGTGACTGCCAATGGTGGTGAGCTGGTTATTCATTCATTCCAGAGAGATGATGTCGGGAGGTATCACTGTGCAGCAATCAACAATGGAACCAACACCATTTTTAATGTGACCAGCGACTACATCGAATTCACACTGCGAG CTCGGAGTTATTCCAACGAAATCGTGATGTCAGTCCTCCCAGTTCTGCTGTTGGCTGGCCTGATTGTGTCGGGGTGTTACATCCACAGGAGGGCCACAG GCAATTCGTCAACTGTGTCACAGCCCAGGAAGTAA